The following are encoded together in the Periplaneta americana isolate PAMFEO1 chromosome 5, P.americana_PAMFEO1_priV1, whole genome shotgun sequence genome:
- the LOC138700351 gene encoding trypsin-1-like isoform X7 → MIRSLVLLAILVAAGTQGKIIKRIPIVRDNRIINGVDANPGEFPSQLSLQRPTSHSCGASILNENWALTAAHCVYGSSTSSITLYAGSIYLSGGGTRHYVSQIIVHESYDEYDSWKNDIAVIKVSNPFQIDGVNVKPISLPAQGQNPADGALATVIGWGGISEGGPIPDTLQKVDIAIVNQDECNSVYEIMGYPIYDGQICAAVPDEVKGSCSGDSGGPLFVDGTLVGLVSWANGCARIGYPTVYTRVSAYRDWIRQNTGV, encoded by the exons GGAAAATCATTAAGAGAATCCCTATCGTCAGAGACAACCGCATCATCAACGGCGTGGATGCTAATCCAGGAGAATTCCCGAGCCAG CTCTCCCTTCAGAGACCAACAAGTCACAGCTGTGGAGCCTCCATTTTGAACGAGAATTGGGCCCTCACAGCAGCACATTGTGTGTATGG GTCTTCTACATCATCTATAACACTTTATGCAGGATCAATTTATCTTAGCGGTGGAGGTACAAGACATTACGTATCTCAAATTATTGTCCACGAAAGCTACGATGAGTACGACTCCTGGAAAAATGATATTGCTGTTATTAAG GTCTCGAACCCCTTCCAAATCGATGGAGTGAATGTGAAACCCATTTCTCTGCCAGCTCAAGGACAAAATCCTGCTGATGGCGCACTTGCAACAGTCATTGGTTGGGGCGGAATTTCA GAAGGTGGGCCTATTCCTGACACCCTCCAGAAAGTTGATATCGCCATCGTGAATCAAGATGAATGCAACAGCGTCTATGAAATTATGGGTTATCCTATATACGATGGTCAGATCTGTGCTGCTGTACCTGACGAAGTCAAGGGCTCGTGTAGT GGTGATTCCGGCGGCCCACTGTTTGTGGATGGAACTCTTGTTGGACTGGTATCCTGGGCAAATGGCTGTGCTAGAATAGGATACCCAACGGTCTACACCAGAGTCTCTGCTTACAGGGATTGGATAAGACAGAACACTGGGGTATAA